Genomic DNA from Hordeum vulgare subsp. vulgare chromosome 2H, MorexV3_pseudomolecules_assembly, whole genome shotgun sequence:
ACACTGTACTCGAATCGTCTGGCTCCTCCAGTTCGCGCCACAAAGTCATGGCTTGTGGTCCTTGTCCATTTGAAACACGAGATGATGCACCACACCACAACCACCAACGCCACTGCTCCACCAATCGATCCTCCAACAATCGCTGCCCTCATGTCATGATCTGCTGCATGTCCCAAAATAACACTAAAAAATAATTATAGGTAATCATTAGTTATATTTCATTCCTAGCTAGCAAGACGAATGCATTGATTGATGTAGAGGTCGGGGGCTCTGTTTCTTTTTTTCAAAATAAGAAGCTAGCAAGACAAATTGATGGCCCACGACGGTCCCTATTTACATGGCACACACACGTATTTCCAAGACCAATTTTGATTAATTCAACTAACAAAATGTGGGCTATGTGTAAAAAAATATATTATACCATTCAATTTGTGTTCAAGTGTACATAGATAcgttgatataatttttatgacaAAAAGTTTATAGCTTTTTGATAaatttttgaacaaagtttcatcaTGAAAAAGACAGTGCCATGTATTAAAAGacgtgggggggggggtatgtcAGGTAGTAGTATACTTAAGGAATATATAAGTATATTTTCCGTTCCTCAAATATTTCGAAAATATTTCATGTGGTTTGTACACAAAAAAGTTGTACTGACCAAGGATATAATTTGATAAAGCGAAGATGGGTAGCCAGTTCCAGATATTGCTATTGTGACCAAGATGAAACAATAAGACGTCTCTTTGTTGATTGTCCACTAGCAAAATTATGGCACATTGTTTATATTGCCTTCACCATCAAGTATTAATACACTATCTGGGACGTGGTTCAATGGAGTAGATGGAACTTTAGCGAATCATATACGGATTGAATATGTGCGTTAGTTTGGGCCATATGGAATATTGGAAATGATATGGTTTTTAATGGCAATATCTTCAATAATTTCTTCCAGGTTATctacagagccatgacttggattCGTATGTGGTCGTTACTCACCCATGCGGACTACATGGAGCTTATGGTTATTGGATGCAACCGATGGAAGACGGTCGCACGGGTTATTTTCAACCGGTTTGAATGACGAGCTAATAATAGGCTAGGTGTATAGCCATCGTACCTGTTTTTGGTCTCGCGGGATGTGGCATTTTTTTTCACGTACTACGTTTTGTTTGGCTCAAATTGTGAGCCCTTTGTGGTTCTaagactttgtgaaaatatagAAATGGTTCCTCAACTCCAAAACCAGCAAACTGTAGTGCCTCAACTTttaaaaccggataagtttagtcACTCATACTGCTTCGGCTGATTTTTTTGCTCACGTTGTCTGGTTTTTTGATCGGTACTGTGTGATACCAGCCTGTTAGTGGTGGAATGTAGAACTGTGTGTAGTGTAAGATATATAaataaatgggacaaaaaaagttACTTATTAAGACGCACCTGACATGATAATGGATAGAAATTGATAGCATATGTGCAAAGGACCGAAACTGTGAAAAATAAATTGATTTTCAATGTGTTATTATCACTGTTATTATGGACATGTATAATATCTGCCAAAATACTATAAAAGGGTATACTTGTCTGTGTAGTGTATAGCATCTGTTGTGTAGTGGTTACAGTGGAGGATCTAGAAATTTAAAATAGGGTGGTCCACCTACAAGAAATAGACAACGAATATGACATGTACAACATTCTAATTTACCAATAGCACATAGATATAACTCAATATGGGACGAGGCGATTTACCTCCCAGGCTCAGGAGCGAACAAAAAATactaaataaattaaaaaaatgaattGTTTTGTGGAGATATGACCGAGTGTGTGATGTCCGTGCCAGATTTCAACTTTTGGATGTGTGAGTAACTCTCagcaaaaaagataaatttagGGTCTATGAAAAGTTTATTTGTTTGTGCATTATTTGGACTCAATTTTTATTTGTTGTGAGCTACTAAGATGTCCAAACGCATTGAAATTTGGCACGAATCTTACGCATCCAATCATCTTTCTCCACAAAGAATTTGCTGTTCACCGGATGTagataattttttttgaatttttctagtATAATTTTGGAATTTAATGTCCAACGTGTGCagatgatttttttgaattttatagTAATTTTTTCGAATTTACTGTTCATCGGATGCAgatgaacgcggactcagaattgAATAATCGCTCAATATGGTCCTACAAACACACTATTATCATTTAACTCTCAGTTCTGCATTGTAAAAGCCAACATGGTACATGCAAATTCTTCAACAATTAATTCTACCATCATTTAACTCTCGGTCCTTGCATTAGGATCCTACAAACACACTATTATCATTTAACTCTCAGTCCTTGCATTAGGATCAATCATAGCTAAAAAATAATTAGCTGAAGCAGTATGAGGGACTAAGCATATCTGGTTTGAATAGTTAAGGGACCAATTTTTGCTGGTTTTACAGTTCCAGGAACATTTATATGCTATTGAAAGTGTTTATGgatgaaaaatatattttttcccaTAATAGTAAGGATGTGGCTAGTTTTTAGTTGACTGAGACTTAACCAAGTCTCAATCAAGTGAGATAATATataaaagtgaaaataaatttttgtACAAATCTCATGTAAGATCGAAATATTATAGAATCGGATCGACCGAGACATAATGAAGTCTCAGTCAACTGAAACTTAGCAAAACTTTGAATTAGTAAAGCAGAAAAAGGAGGGAATAACACCTTTGCGGGGTGGAGCAAGCGAGGAGTTGAAGGACCATGACAGTATCCGGTGCAACTCCATGGCGGAGCCTGTGGCTGCGGAAAACCCTACTGCCACCTGAGGCGGGAGCAAGGTGTTGAGCTGATTGGTTAACTGGAAGCTGACCTGAACGTGGCGAAGGTTACgtttatcatcatcatcaagctGCAGTTCGGCGACCAGCATCCGTGTGGTGTTGTCAAAGGTGACTGTGGCCGTCATGGTGCCGTTGAGGCTGGAGCGAGGCGGCAAGATTGTTGCGTTCACCGAGGTGACAGAGTTGATGTCGATGCCGATGTGGTCGCCGTTGGAGTCCCAAGGGTTTTGGAACGTGTCGAACTCCACGGCGACGAACCGCTCGTCTCCGAAGGCGGCCTTGTTATTGCCATCGTCGCCGGAGTTAATCAGGCCAAGGTTTCCCCCGCGTGAGTTGGGCGACAATTTTGATGGGTAGCAGGCTAGGAAGAAAGCCATGCCATCACCCTTCATGATGCTGCTGTACACGACGATGGCGAAGGTGAAGCGTGTCTGGAAGCTGGCCAACTCGCCGGTGGTGTTGTCGTAGAACGGCACCGGGTGCGCGTACGACACCCGTCCCGTGCAGTGCGTGGGATCCTTCCCGTACGAGCTGCAGGTGACGTCTACATGGTGGTCGAGAAGGTGGTCTTGCACAGTCGCTGACGCGGAACCCTCGAACTCGAGGTCTTCCATGCGGTAGGTGGACGCGTTGGTGAAGTCGAAGCTGAAGGAGAAGGGTGACGCGACTGCAGCTGGAAGTGGGAGAGCGGAAGTCGGAGACGAAGCGGGAGGAGGGGTGACATCGAGAGATTTCACTCCAGAGAAGTGCAAGgaagcgaggaggacgacgaccaagggGAGGAGCTGCGCGCTGCCTCTGCTTGCAGTTGCAGGCAAGCCCATGGCCACCATGACTTCGTACTATCAAGAGGATCAGAGAAAAAAGGCTACACACTACCGGCGGTGAGGTGAGATCGAGTCCGCGCGACGCCCAATGCCTCGATCATGCGCGACGCCTATTTATAGGCGACGAGCACAAATCATAACGTCAGCCAGACCCCGGCTGACGCGATGGTAAGGCTGGTCATAATGGGTATTATGAATACTATCGTGCATATGAACTACACAATTTTGATAAGGTGACATAcaattaaataaaaatatatattatattaTGATACAATATCATATTAAATAATGTGCTAATATGTGTCGACAATACATAAATTATTATATGATACCAACGTGTAATATTATATATTACGGATATAGCATACACTAATATTATATGCATGTTACTAATATATGATACTTCAATTACAACTAGCCATTGAACTTCACGCACGGCTTGGCTGGTCCAGTCTCCAGTGCGATCCACATCGCTTCCTATTGCTAGTCCAGGTCCACGTCGTCGGCCGGTCCCCGCCCGGTATGAGACAGCATGTCTTGCGTCCATATCCAGCCAGTCTGTCTACTTTACCTTCATCTTCATGTTTCCAAAAAGTCCTCCAATTTGTATTTTTTAGGGGCCCCTCCAATTTATTAATGATATGCCGTATGAGATGAATACAAAGACACTTTGATGTGATGTCTACAAGCGCATAAACGAGTCAATGACGTACCGTAGACATCGTCCCTCTCTTAATGGATCCGGACAAGTAATCCTTGTTGTAGTATACAACCGAAAAGTTCCAAAGATAATTTGAAAAAACGAAGATGGAGAGGCAGGATGAATTGTTGTTTTTGTAAGCAAAATGAAACGATTAAACATCTTTTCTTAAAATGCCCGCTTGCAAAACTTTTTTGGCGCACACtacacatagcttttaatatatcTCCACCTACATGTATGAATTCCTTATTCACAACGTGGCTCAATGGAGTCGACGGCAGAATATCGAAACTTATTAGAATTGGAGTATGTGCGTTATgttgggctatatggaatactAGGAATGACATGATTTTTAATGGCAAGAATTTCAACAACTTTTTGCAGGTTATTTTCAGAGCAACGTCCTGGATCCGTATGTGGTCGTTACTCAGTCATGTGGACTTCAGGGATCTTATGGAtattgggtgcaaccgatgggagACAGCCGctcgggttatcttcaaccgatttggatggcgtgctaataataggctaggtgtataggcatcgtagtctgTTATCAGTGGAGCCGGATGggcaatttatttatttaatttttgtgCTCAGGTTCAGAGATTTGTGAACATCACATACTTTACGCTTATttttaataatatggctgcatgcatcgattgatgcagaggccgggggctcgtttcctccttttccaaaaaaaaaaatacAACCGAAAAGTTGTCGTGCTAAGCCCTTAAAGTACAAGGCACTCGAATAACTACCGACACcaacaaagagaaacgtagataaAAAGGCCATACAAGCAAACACATTGACAAAAAACAAGAGTCGGGTAAATCCATACGGATCCAAGTCCAACAAAAACAGGCGCCTGACCGGATCTAAGGAGATTCATCAAAGACACACCTTCACATACCctctaccggagggggaacatgacGGAGCGAACATTATGCTAACTCTAGAACGTCAACGCGGCCTCAACCCAAACCAAGATATTTACTGACCTACCAAAGCTAATGCAGGGATCCCTCCCACGGCCCGACAGGGAACAGGGATCGACACACATTCAAGACCCAAGGGTTCAAGTATTTGATGGCGAGAGACGCGAGTTGGCAGTGAGACCTTCTCTTTGGTGCCAGTTGACTCGTGGGCGCTCACAACATTAGCATAGCGGGCCGCAACCCTGTATCTTGGTTCGCGTTACTCGCTCAATTCGCTTCGTCCTCCGGTTGGATGGCTCGCTTGATTTGCTTCGGCCGGCAGCTGGATCGCTCGCTCGGTGGCAATTGATAAGTATTTTTTCCAATTAAAAAGAACTTATTGATAAGTTTTTCTGGCCGTTGATATGGAACAAAATAGTGGACCGCTGACTGTTGACTTGTTGACCATTTACTCTTGACTTTTGAAATAAGTGAATCCAAAAAAATGATGGAtattaaaaaaatcatgttttagaaaaaatcatgaatatgaaatattttttgaaattttgaatgAATTGAAAAacaatttacaattttttttaaaatagacaacaacacaaacaagaaACTTTTAGtctcaaacaagttggggtacaaaggctagagttaaaATCCGTAAGGTATTGCAACCAACTCATAGTTGTGGCACATAGATAACAAGGTTCTACGCACCCCTATAGATGGCTAGTTTATTTTTCATACTCGAGTCCTTCAGATGTCATTTTAGGAACTTTTTCATGTCAAGTATGGAATACTCTGACCTTTCTTGAAATTATCAGCATGCTTTAGTCGTCTGTTATGAACTTGAACTTCTGAAGGCCTACACTGAATATGCTCAAACCGTTTGAGACGATGTCGAATAAGCTTCTATTCAATCCATGCTACGCCAACTTAATCTTGTATAAAATCATTATGGACCACGATCCCTCCTTGTGAGGCCAGATAACCATGCATCTCAACATGCTCAtatctgctacacctaactgtcgAACACGTTGCATTTTAGTCGGTGAATGATCAGCTAATCGTGGAGCCATCACTATTGTCGTCACTTGTTCAAGCACTTGTTACAATGTTATTATACATGTCCTTGATTAGGGTAACGTATTTTGTTGGGACTTTATATTTTTTTCAATGCCCACCTTGTATCATTCCGTGACATCTTATCGTAGGGTTTCTCAAGGTCAATGAACATCATATGCATGTCCTTATTTTACTCGATGTATCTCTCCTTAAGCTGTCATACCAAGAAAATGACGTCCATGATCGAACTTTCAGGCATGAAACTAAACTGATTTTTTGTCacacttgtcattcttcttaagctGTGCTCAATGACACTCTCTCATAGGTTCGATCATTGTATGGATCATCAGTTTAATTTCATGGTAATTAGTAAACTTTTGAACACCCCTCCTAATAGGTCTCAGCGTTGGTATTTTAATATGTTACCGAACTTCATGGTCTGGCCCTCGCTGCAAAGGATATATAGGTCAAACAGAACTCTTGTTCAACTAGCACCCAAGACTAGAAGAGACTCCAAAGATGTCGAAAATAGGTATTTGCTTGCCGTAACAACAGACGGCAAGGCTTTGAAGAGCAAAATCACATCATCTGCATACAAAGACAACTGTCTACGTATACTTTGCTCATCATCGTGCTGCAATCATTGGCTTTGGAGAAAAACTTGCACAACGTATCCATAATCAAAATGGCAGAGGCCCCATGAATGCCGGAAACGACGACAAAGAGTAGAGACTCTGTTGAGCAAAAACGCGTACGTGTTGATGCCAAGGTAAACAGTTAGGGAATCCACAACCTCAATCTTGCACCACGGGCAAGTTTTTGTATGAATTCCAATAGAAAAACGGCCCGGTAACCTTATCAAAAGGATTGGCGGTATGCAATTTCAAAAGGGAGCTGACACAACTTTTCTGCTAAAAGTCTTTGCCGACTTACGAACCAGTTTGAAGTTTCCATGACATGGCCGTCCCTGATGCTCGCCCcttggtttctccaacttaagTAGGCAAGATGGTGCCTCAATTTGCACCTCCTAAATAATAGTACTCCAATAATATTTAGGTTGGCCAGTCCAATCATGTACTCGTACCACTCTTCTAGCAAAGCCGGTGCAATCATGTACTCGCAACCTTCCAAGATACACACGGTGAGTATGGTTTTCGTATGCATCAAGTTGTTAGTACAAGTCTTTCTCTAGAAGATGATAGAAAGAGGACTTCTGGTTGTGTACTTTTCGAAGCTGTATGTGTGGGGCCAAAAACGAACATGGTAGAATTCCATGCTAATGGACACTACACAAGTTGCCGGTCGAAACTTACCAAACTAGATGTCgatgttatttgggacgtggttaAAGGGGGTCGATGTTAAAATTGCTAAACTCATCCGCGTAGGATCATGTGCACTTTTCTGGGCTACATGGAATTGTAGAAATGACTTGATATTTAACAAACAACGACATATTCATTTTTTGCAGGTCATTTTCGGGGCTACTGCCTTGATCCGCACATGGTCATTACTCACTTCCGTGAAAGCTAGGAagcctatggttactgggtgtgtccgatgagagatggtagctcagggtaTCTTTAACCGGTTTGAATGGCGtcatattaataggataggtggtTAGTTATCTAGGCCTATGTGCACCTCCGATTGTGGCGTGTCAGACGCCGTGTATCTTTTTATTTTGGATTAAGACTCTTTTGTACTATTCTATGACTTGGTATCGTTCTTAATATATGGCCGTATACATCCCTCGATGCAGAGGCTAGGGCtatgcctccttttctaaaaaaaccaAACTAGATAATTTCCCGTGCGTTGCTGTGGAAAATTTGGCCTACAATTGGATTCGTACATGGCACACAATCCTTGTAAATAAAAGGATCAAAATAAAAGGAGCAATACTTTAGAGTGGTAAATTACGTATACCATTCAAAGTTTGTACTACAGATGAAAAATCAGATTAGAGGATTATGTGGTAATTTAACCATGGAACCAAATGGTTCACGGCTTCAATACATGCCACTCTCTTGGCTTCTTTTGCAAGGTGAATTTTTTTTCAAACTTCAACTGAAACATCACCAATATAACCCAAAGACTGAACTGTGCCAATCCCATAAGAACTATCGCATGCATTTACTTTCATCCATCCCTCAGCAGGAGCTAAACAAATGCCATTGATCTTCATAGAATCATAAGGCTTCATCTTCTTAACATTCCTCTAAATCATTAAGAAAATATGAGTATAAGAAAACCTCATCGGATAGTAGAAACAGTGTCCATGGTCTGACCTGCTACGGGCGTTTGTTAGATGACGATAGTACTGCAGGAGAGACATAGTTGCATCTGTTAGCCATTGGTTTGACAGATAATTACATGTATCTGTGGGCATGAATGACACCCGGCCCATCCCATATCTGGCTGCTACATTCTCATATACGTACTATTTGCCAAAGTTCGAATGCATGGGGCTCCAAGGGGAGAGGCAAGGGAAGAATAGTTGTCATGAAGAGAAGTTATCCAAGGGGAGAGGAATCGCTTTGAAGAGACAGATTGTGCTGTATGTGGGCGTCGCTTGGAATCCAGGAGGAAGAGGCCCGTCGTTCTGCCCCTGTTCGCTAGTaaagaggaagggggagaggtgtGCCACGAATCAATCTGCTGATACACCATCCTTCTATCCCTGTAAACTAAAAGATTTATAAGAAAATTGCTCACATGGTGCAGGACGTGGAAGCCTCCATGTCAAGATTAATTAGTGGTAGTGGGACCGCTGATGTGAATAGCTTGCATGTTGAGATAGAAAAGGTAGTGGGGGTGAACTTCTTAGGTATATAGGATATAGGATTAGACCTcagtaagggcatctccaatagtCGTATGATCATCGTTGATAAAATTATCACATAGGCGATTTTGATGATATGGCacataataaaagaagagagagaatgaaaCCGCATGAACTTGAAGCAACTGTTGAGGCACAAGCTCCGAGGCAAGCATACTCATTTTTTcaatatttaatagaaaacacTTCCTATCTATAAACTGGTAGGAGACCAACGTCAGATCAATGGACTGGCCTTGATTCATTTGGGATCGGACGACCACAGATTGTGCATGTACCtttaaaaagagagaaaagaacacccCCTCGTTCAGAAACAAAACTCTGCCCATAACATCTCCCTAATCACTGTCCCGATATTCCCGTTGATTCCAATCTCTTCCACCTCGCACGCACCACCCAGATCCCCCTTCTCCCATGGCCTCGCATgcgcctgcctcctcctctcctcgagCAGCACGACcagttccttcccttcctccgcgCAAGAGCGCCACTCCTCCGTACGTGGCGCCATGCCCATCTCCAACCGGGTGTCCGCAGTCCGCTGGTGTTGTTGCCTAACCATGCTGCCGGAGGATCACTAGATGGCCGGAGGAAGTGAAACCATGGGAATAAGCGAGCATCCCTTTTGGTTGAGTTCTTTCGATTGGTTCGTTGCGTCCATGCACATACTATTTTCAGTTGTATGGTTATATGCTTTCAAATTTCCACGTGTCATATTTGTGCTTCTTCCCGGCATACAATTCGCTCCATACATTACATAGTTGTACTTCTTCATATTGTATAGTTTTCTTCATATGTTCCATACATGCGCTTCTATATTGTGTTCAACTTGCTTCCTCGCATGCTTCGTAATATTTTGTAGGCATTGTGTTTGAATGTAACTTGCTTCCTTTGCATGCTTCGTAATGCTTCATACAACTCGTTTCTTCTTAACTTTTTGCAGAGTCAACAACAACAGAAGACACATGCCTACCGAGAGTGAGAATAACATGATGGTTGATACAGGGCAGGTGCACAATGTGATATTTGTTTGGAAGCAAACTAGCTAGCCTGGCACACCCTCGGTGGTCACATGCCAAGATCGTCGGCCCCTCAATGGCGTCGACGCTTGCCAACATTGACACCCATAGATTTGTGGAAGAAATGGTGGTCATCAAGACTAGGTCGGACACAGTTGGATGGAGCATAGCGGGGAACTATGGATTAGGAACATGATTTGTATTTGGAAGCATTACTTTCAATCAATGAAAGAAAATTGTGAACATTTGTATTTTTTGGTACACGTCCTAATGTGCTTGAAACATGTGTACATATGATAATGATTTATTTTTTATAGTGAAGGTCTAATTTTCTTAGAAGCAATTATCTAGTCGCTGGAAACAAGATTTTTATGTTTCTAAGCAAAAATTTCCATTGAGTAAGAAACAAATTTTCTTAAACTGTAGCACGTTGGTTACCCCGTGGATGCAAATTCATTGGTAGGCAGAAGCATTTTTAATTTACCTTGAAATAATATATTGTCCAAAAAAAAACAATACGTTACATGTCCCCATGGTTGAGAAACCTCACTTTCGAAGCAATTTTATTTTTTAAGAGAAATATATTGTTTGGAAGCAGTTTTAAATAATACTGGAATCAAGATAGCTAAATATGGAACAAACCACCTATCGTCCAAGCCAACAGCAAATGGAATCTTGCGTTTAATTAGGCATAATTTAAGGTAGTAGTTATGGAAATAAATCATAATTATACATACTAACTAGCCGGACGCTCTTTTTATTAGGCCTCATCGTGCGTTGGAGATTAATCTAATCCAATGGTATAAGACTAGTTTGATAGATGCAAAGCAGCAGCAGTCTGTTGCCTACTGATGCCCATATTTAATGGACCTGCTTAATTATTTTATATACGGTTAATGTATATACACTTTAATAAAGAGCTTGTATGATATGCTGTTGGCTGTTGACGTGAACACTTATACCAACGACTAAACATACAGACTGTTGAAGATGATTCAGTAGAAGAAACTGAAAGCGAGAGCAATACCCTACGTACGTTAAAGTGACCAGCTAGCTAGCACAACTGGGCCAACGTGTATGCAAGTTGTATGCTTAAATTGGAAGGATCGTCCAATCTTCTCGGGCCAATCTGCCTCCGACGCCGAGCGCCGTCAACTGCCGACAGTAATCCAACGCGGTTAATATGTACCAGGTGAAACTCCGACGATCACCCTCAGTCCGTTTTTATGGCTCAGCCAAACAGTAATCCAAAATTGTCTGGGGCGTTTATTTGTTTCATATCAGCGGTTCCTCCGGCAATCAAACATCAAAATGTGTACGGATTTGCACTTGGTATTATTGCTACCTTGCTTGCAGCCAAACATGTATAAATTTGTACTTCTAAAGTCCTGTTTGGAactataatagattatgataatctggattatgaagataaatTATATAAtcaggtttataaaaataatttaggtGGTCATATTTGAAgttcagattatataaactgtaattcaggtttTTACATTGTATAATGACCTGTCTTTCCTATGCGCGCGTTGaggagaaaaaaggaggagggtggcggtggcaaAAATTAGTAATTACCTCTAACTTACAaggataatgggtcattagcatttCATAATCTGG
This window encodes:
- the LOC123431517 gene encoding L-type lectin-domain containing receptor kinase IX.1-like isoform X2, with product MVAMGLPATASRGSAQLLPLVVVLLASLHFSGVKSLDVTPPPASSPTSALPLPAAVASPFSFSFDFTNASTYRMEDLEFEGSASATVQDHLLDHHVDVTCSSYGKDPTHCTGRVSYAHPVPFYDNTTGELASFQTRFTFAIVVYSSIMKGDGMAFFLACYPSKLSPNSRGGNLGLINSGDDGNNKAAFGDERFVAVEFDTFQNPWDSNGDHIGIDINSVTSVNATILPPRSSLNGTMTATVTFDNTTRMLVAELQLDDDDKRNLRHVQVSFQLTNQLNTLLPPQVAVGFSAATGSAMELHRILSWSFNSSLAPPRKDHDMRAAIVGGSIGGAVALVVVVWCIISCFKWTRTTSHDFVARTGGARRFEYSVLAAATDDFSEERVIGQGAFGVVYRGTFTCKGWSSGLPSRERDDPSSTESSVSSNSSSKEPGDGSEVAVKKILKETRGGNLDFFAEMNTISEAKHKNLVKLKGWCCRENNTNLLDFMCWCCRKEEDNELFLVYELVPNGNLHYHLHESEQVITWPTRYQIVKGIGSALVYLHHECDPYILHRDIKPGNILLDNNFNAKLADFELSRVGNQDNATMMTLAQGTEGYIDPECRKDGKVKFYPRSDVYSFGIVLLDIVCTRKSREQVWELYKGGKVIEATDERLHGDDFDRWQTQMQRVAVLGLWCSLLDGAKRPTIQKAMEFLERDEPLPNLNYAVNTWLPSAHHDAYTSHCSDEQTLLSDLR
- the LOC123431517 gene encoding L-type lectin-domain containing receptor kinase IX.1-like isoform X1, with the protein product MVAMGLPATASRGSAQLLPLVVVLLASLHFSGVKSLDVTPPPASSPTSALPLPAAVASPFSFSFDFTNASTYRMEDLEFEGSASATVQDHLLDHHVDVTCSSYGKDPTHCTGRVSYAHPVPFYDNTTGELASFQTRFTFAIVVYSSIMKGDGMAFFLACYPSKLSPNSRGGNLGLINSGDDGNNKAAFGDERFVAVEFDTFQNPWDSNGDHIGIDINSVTSVNATILPPRSSLNGTMTATVTFDNTTRMLVAELQLDDDDKRNLRHVQVSFQLTNQLNTLLPPQVAVGFSAATGSAMELHRILSWSFNSSLAPPRKADHDMRAAIVGGSIGGAVALVVVVWCIISCFKWTRTTSHDFVARTGGARRFEYSVLAAATDDFSEERVIGQGAFGVVYRGTFTCKGWSSGLPSRERDDPSSTESSVSSNSSSKEPGDGSEVAVKKILKETRGGNLDFFAEMNTISEAKHKNLVKLKGWCCRENNTNLLDFMCWCCRKEEDNELFLVYELVPNGNLHYHLHESEQVITWPTRYQIVKGIGSALVYLHHECDPYILHRDIKPGNILLDNNFNAKLADFELSRVGNQDNATMMTLAQGTEGYIDPECRKDGKVKFYPRSDVYSFGIVLLDIVCTRKSREQVWELYKGGKVIEATDERLHGDDFDRWQTQMQRVAVLGLWCSLLDGAKRPTIQKAMEFLERDEPLPNLNYAVNTWLPSAHHDAYTSHCSDEQTLLSDLR